The genomic stretch cactttttaacatgaaagttcccccacatgatgcatccaccatctttctattggactcggttaggccatcataaaaacactacACTAGCTGCCATTTCTGGACAgtgtggtgtggacatgatctaagcaagctctgtagcctatcccaagtctcatggaaatcttctccctcatattgggagaaggtagtgatggctctcctagtgtcattggtcattcctatggggtaatacttcttaagaaattcttgttgcaattgagcccaagaagtgatagagttgggtgttaaggactggaaccaatgtttggctttttccttgagggagaaaggaaaaagacgcatccttagggcatcctcagtgaatccattcattttagtggtatcacaaattgcttcaaaatcactgaggaagtcataaggattttcagtgctaagccctaggaaagaaggtaaactccgtatagtgctgggcttaatttcataatgggttgccgtaatttctggcaaccggagacatgtgggagtagtgtaagtggtaggaagatagtgatcttgcaatgctatgtggttaccgtcccccatggtctcagtggaacgctcttctagcaaattagagttcttttgggatctaatttgtctaagagtgcgttcaatttcaaggtcgcaagaaatNNNNNNNNNNNNNNNNNNNNNNNNNNNNNNNNNNNNNNNNNNNNNNNNNNNNNNNNNNNNNNNNNNNNNNNNNNNNNNNNNNNNNNNNNNNNNNNNNNNNATATATTAAGATTGATTGGAAGGGTTGACTTatatgattttaatatttttatgttaattacTACAATTGTGGTgtagaaataaaatatcatatataAGTAATGTTGCATATCAAaagcgcaaaaaaaaaaaaaaaaaccaaagaagcCCTAAACCCGCATAACAGACCCTACACTCCAAAGAAGCCCTAAGCCCACAAAGCAGCCTTTGCCTTTACGCCGGCTAGAGCCACTACTTCTAGCATCAAAATTAaaggagcattccaaatttttaagcTCCCTCTTCCCCTTAGGTTTAGAAGCAGAAACCCCATCTTCAAGAAACCAACCCTCTTcaatgatagaaaaaaaaatccgtaAGTCTTTTCTCATGGCCCCCAAAAGACAATCCCATAATGGGATCGCACTAAGCACAAACTCGGAATAGTCCTCAACCCTCACCTCTCtgaaataggatcctctccatttcaaatgaaatggagattaTCCGGTTAGTAATTTTaagaggggtaaaattgtcattttaattttttggacaattttatccctctaaaatacactaactggatactctcaatttaatttgaaatggagaggatccttttcccaCCTCTCCATTCCCTGTTCCAGCCCAAACAATTACATTCCCAAAAGCTTGAGCTGATAGGAAAgtgtaaatttaataatttgattaatactttaacaattacGTTCCCTTATGGTGCAAGCCAAGACAAAAATGTTATTAAGTGATCTTGCTCAATCTTTGATCATGTATATCAATCAACCTTTTTCTGGTGCCTAGTTTTAGAAAGCAGATACAGAATAACAAATGCATACCTGCTTCAATCTCTCCTTGTTCTGGTCAGCCTGCATTGAGAATTTTGATTAGTCAGAAACTTCTGAATAAATGACAGTCTAGATAAAGGCTAAAGAGCAAGCTAGTGATAATcgaagagaagaaaacaaaataatgatCATCTTATAATCTAGATAAAGGATAATGCGCAAGCTAGCGATGATTAGTCAGAAACTTTTAAAATGTCTCTTGTACGTTACAACTTAAATACGCTTTACAGCAAccaaaatttgtcatttgaagCTATATGCTAAAGATTAAGATCAGGCTAGTGAtgatcaaagaaaacaaaaacaaaacaaaacgaataTAAACCCCCTTCtcattattaataataataattgatcatTTTACGGGAATCATGAATTTACTACATACTAAATCCATGAAAACAAGTTTATATGCGAAGATATTCTTACCTCTTCCCTTAACAGCCGTGCATTCTCCTCCTCAAGCTGGGTCACCAGAGATTCTAGCTCAACTGTGTAAGCCTAAAAGTGAAGAGGAACACGTTTTAGACTCATCAGCTCAAAGAGCATACAAgaaaaattaccatttaattaatcaaaaaaattaattaaaatggaaaagACATAAAAAATTCTGAATCTAAGATATAATCATCAGAGACCTGAGACCCccccagaaaaaataaaataaaataaaataaaagcaagaggTAGACACCACTAATGGCCAAACAGAGATGAATTCTATTCTCAGGATCTAAACAGCAGGTgagcataaaacaaaaggaCTGGAAAATTTCCGACGAGAAACAcatagaagaagagaaaaaataaaatgtaggATTTAATCTACTCAGTTTCCTCAGTAAGCAAAGAGGGGAGAAAACGAATGACCTGCTTGCGTTCCCTGGACCTGGCGGCAGACTCTCGGTTCTTGATCATCCGTCTCTGCCTCTGCTGCGTGGCCTTGTCCACCACCGCCTCCTCTACGGCCCTTCTCTTTCCCCTCCCTCGTGCAGCCCCCACTCTCCCTTCGAACCCCACCTCCCCCGAGGGCTCCACGGCGTAGTCCCCTGGCCCCGCCGCCACGGCAAGCACCCCTCCGCCTCTGACATCCTCCTCCCTCACCGCTCCAGCCTTGGTCAGGAAGTCCTCCAGAGTCATCTCCTCCAGCTCACCCCCGCCTTCCCTCTGAATCTCCGACCCGGCCACGATCTCCTTCCAGACCTCGTCCACCGTCTTCTCGCCTAGCTCCTTCGCCTGCGAGATCGACGACGAGCCGTCGGCGAAATGTTGCTCCGGGAGTGAGAGCTGGTTTTGAGCCTGGTCTGAGGAGTAGAGGTTCTTCAAGAGGTCGTCCATGCTAAGTGAGGCGACGAGGGTCTTGGATGGTGACGGGCTTATTTGCTGTGGCTGCTGGAGATCGGCGAGGATGCTAGAGAGAGAACAAATGGATGACTGCCGTGGCGGATCAGGATTCGTTGTTACTACCTTCGAAGACGCCATGCCCCGATTTTCAGGGCtttttttcactacacactctCACTCTGTGTGAGTTTATTTTTGCCCTTTTCTTGGGTGGCAGGATCAGGACGAAGAAACGTAGATAGAAATTATTtacctaatttatttatttcttttcttttttg from Corylus avellana chromosome ca1, CavTom2PMs-1.0 encodes the following:
- the LOC132166742 gene encoding G-box-binding factor 4-like (The sequence of the model RefSeq protein was modified relative to this genomic sequence to represent the inferred CDS: added 93 bases not found in genome assembly), with product MASSKVVTTNPDPPRQSSICSLSSILADLQQPQQISPSPSKTLVASLSMDDLLKNLYSSDQAQNQLSLPEQHFADGSSSISQAKELGEKTVDEVWKEIVAGSEIQREGGGELEEMTLEDFLTKAGAVREEDVRGGGVLAVAAGPGDYAVEPSGEVGFEGRVGAARGRGKRRAVEEAVVDKATQQRQRRMIKNRESAARSRERKQAYTVELESLVTQLEEENARLLREEADQNKERLKQLKQNLIPVVEKRRPRPQPQGDLRRVRSVHW